In Bacteroidota bacterium, a genomic segment contains:
- a CDS encoding T9SS type A sorting domain-containing protein, with protein sequence MVGQANVCFRFVLSVAAGSSPLGYAADGFMVDDFEILGPVNAPSGLDVQGSPLKGIWSGNDVALTWETYQEMNSARFELERSTDGINFIAIGSVPAQGNSAVNHAYAFVDQQPAGERIFYRYRQFDLDGSAQFSNTVELQRSATDAFAMIDVFPNPFTDALYIRFGEVFPAGGELGIFDPSGRQIHRETLAASTTELLPLREQVQSLKPGIYFIRLSYQGKMRTAKVVKQP encoded by the coding sequence TTGGTAGGCCAGGCAAACGTCTGCTTCAGATTTGTCTTGTCGGTCGCGGCTGGCTCCAGCCCTCTAGGGTATGCTGCAGACGGTTTTATGGTGGATGACTTCGAAATTCTGGGTCCTGTCAATGCACCCAGCGGACTCGACGTACAGGGGAGCCCACTCAAGGGGATTTGGTCGGGCAATGACGTGGCGTTGACTTGGGAAACCTATCAGGAAATGAACAGTGCAAGGTTTGAGCTCGAGCGCTCCACCGACGGCATCAACTTCATTGCCATTGGTTCTGTGCCGGCACAAGGAAATTCGGCCGTGAACCATGCGTATGCTTTTGTGGATCAGCAACCTGCCGGCGAGCGCATTTTCTATCGGTACCGTCAGTTTGACCTCGATGGCAGTGCCCAATTTTCCAATACCGTCGAATTGCAGCGTTCCGCTACCGATGCCTTTGCCATGATCGATGTCTTCCCTAATCCATTCACGGATGCCTTGTACATCCGCTTTGGGGAGGTCTTTCCTGCGGGTGGTGAATTGGGAATTTTCGATCCTTCAGGACGCCAAATCCACCGCGAAACGCTTGCAGCCTCCACGACGGAGCTCCTGCCCCTCCGCGAACAGGTGCAATCCCTGAAGCCCGGCATCTACTTCATCCGCCTGAGCTACCAAGGAAAAATGCGCACCGCGAAGGTGGTGAAGCAGCCATGA
- the nadC gene encoding carboxylating nicotinate-nucleotide diphosphorylase, which yields MNDSFAHGFSQPPRNRPHHCRCALQEDVHEGDHTTLACIPAEAVQRARCLVKDEGIIAGVALAERIFKRLDPEMKFELMIPDGSPVKYGDVPFYIEGRTQAILTGERLALNCMQRMSGIATITHTMNAQLAGLHTKLLDTRKTTPLIRHLEKWAVKIGGGENHRFGLYDMIMIKDNHHDYAGGIAAAIHRTHEYLKAKGLDLKIEVETRNLDEVREVLRTGGIHRIMLDNMSPELMKEAVALIGGKYETEASGNIVLENIREKALSGVDYLSMGALTHSVKSLDISLKAVK from the coding sequence ATTAATGATTCATTTGCACATGGATTTTCTCAACCACCCCGAAACCGACCGCATCATTGCCGGTGCGCATTGCAAGAAGACGTCCACGAAGGCGACCACACTACTTTGGCATGTATTCCCGCCGAAGCCGTGCAGCGGGCGCGTTGCCTTGTGAAGGACGAGGGCATCATCGCCGGCGTCGCTTTAGCCGAAAGGATCTTCAAGCGTCTCGATCCGGAAATGAAATTCGAGTTGATGATCCCCGACGGCAGTCCCGTCAAGTACGGTGATGTTCCTTTTTACATCGAAGGCCGTACGCAGGCGATCCTCACCGGCGAGCGCCTTGCCCTGAACTGCATGCAGCGCATGAGCGGCATTGCGACGATCACGCATACCATGAATGCGCAATTGGCCGGTCTCCACACCAAATTGCTTGACACGCGCAAGACCACGCCGCTCATTCGCCACCTTGAAAAATGGGCCGTGAAAATCGGCGGCGGAGAGAATCATAGATTCGGACTCTATGACATGATCATGATCAAGGACAATCACCATGATTATGCCGGCGGAATTGCGGCGGCCATCCACCGCACCCACGAATACCTCAAAGCCAAAGGCCTCGACCTCAAAATCGAAGTCGAGACCCGTAATTTGGACGAAGTCAGGGAAGTGCTTCGCACGGGCGGCATCCACCGCATCATGCTCGACAACATGAGCCCGGAACTCATGAAGGAAGCCGTCGCCCTGATCGGCGGGAAGTACGAGACCGAAGCCTCCGGCAATATTGTGTTGGAAAATATCCGCGAAAAGGCGCTGTCAGGCGTGGACTACCTGAGCATGGGTGCGCTCACGCATAGCGTCAAGAGCTTGGATATTTCGCTGAAGGCGGTGAAGTGA
- a CDS encoding SDR family oxidoreductase: MKTIQEIFSLKGKVAIVTGGAKGIGQAIAIRLAEAGAHVAIADIDPKAAAETQALIEKLGGSARVIVDDAATIDDAAAVVKFAVDAFGRLDILVNNAGIFRFQSFVDLTPEMWDATININLKGAAFLAQAAAKQMIQQGEGGRIINISSIDAYHPTGNLSHYDASKGGLEMLTKSMARELAQFGILVNSIAPGGIATPGVASMMGAGTMDAETAKAVTAGFLATLPLKRMGEPEEIANMALFLASAAGSYCVGSSFVVDGGALIR; encoded by the coding sequence ATGAAAACGATTCAGGAAATTTTCTCTCTCAAAGGTAAAGTCGCCATCGTGACGGGCGGCGCCAAAGGGATCGGTCAAGCGATCGCGATTCGATTGGCAGAAGCTGGTGCCCATGTCGCCATTGCAGACATCGACCCAAAAGCTGCGGCCGAAACACAAGCACTCATTGAGAAACTAGGCGGTTCCGCCCGCGTCATTGTGGACGATGCCGCAACGATCGATGATGCAGCAGCGGTCGTGAAATTTGCCGTGGACGCCTTTGGAAGATTGGACATTCTCGTGAACAATGCCGGCATTTTCCGATTTCAATCCTTCGTCGACCTTACCCCCGAAATGTGGGATGCGACCATCAACATCAACCTGAAAGGCGCTGCATTCCTTGCCCAAGCGGCCGCCAAACAGATGATTCAGCAGGGCGAAGGCGGGCGCATCATCAATATTTCCAGCATCGATGCCTACCATCCGACCGGAAATTTGAGCCACTACGATGCCAGCAAGGGCGGACTCGAAATGCTGACCAAGTCGATGGCCCGTGAACTCGCGCAGTTCGGTATTTTGGTCAATTCCATCGCACCGGGCGGAATTGCCACCCCGGGCGTTGCAAGCATGATGGGGGCGGGGACGATGGATGCCGAGACTGCCAAGGCGGTCACTGCTGGATTTTTGGCCACCTTGCCGCTCAAACGCATGGGTGAACCCGAAGAAATCGCCAACATGGCGCTGTTTTTGGCGAGTGCAGCAGGATCCTATTGCGTAGGTTCATCGTTTGTCGTCGATGGCGGTGCTTTGATTCGATAG
- a CDS encoding DivIVA domain-containing protein, whose translation MVTPIEIRQHTFKKAFQGYNKDDVHNYLNQLSMEWERMVEDLKRLKLELEKTSSALDNLRQVESALHKTLLQAEETSKSTIENAKSTAELRIQEAEAKAKEMLKNAIEDRSRVEMQTNELVARRNEILNQLKSYLTAQTERLRTFEEKEMKGPLAMPVDIRHEQPVKPESETVVEIKTKPENVVVEENETGNDKENHSFFEKSVASTSVSTVINDIADEL comes from the coding sequence ATGGTTACTCCAATCGAAATTCGTCAACACACCTTTAAGAAAGCATTTCAGGGCTATAACAAAGACGATGTCCACAACTATTTGAATCAGCTTTCGATGGAGTGGGAGCGCATGGTGGAAGACCTCAAGCGCTTGAAACTCGAATTGGAGAAGACTTCTTCGGCCCTCGACAACCTCCGTCAGGTCGAGTCTGCATTGCACAAAACGCTGCTGCAGGCCGAGGAGACTTCCAAATCGACCATTGAGAATGCAAAATCCACTGCCGAACTCCGTATTCAGGAGGCAGAAGCCAAGGCTAAGGAAATGCTGAAGAATGCGATTGAAGACCGTAGCCGCGTCGAAATGCAAACCAATGAACTCGTTGCGCGCAGAAATGAGATCCTGAACCAGCTCAAAAGCTACCTGACGGCGCAGACCGAGCGGTTGCGCACATTTGAGGAAAAGGAAATGAAGGGACCGCTCGCCATGCCGGTCGATATTCGCCATGAACAACCTGTGAAGCCCGAGTCAGAAACCGTAGTGGAGATCAAGACGAAGCCCGAGAATGTTGTGGTAGAGGAAAATGAAACCGGCAACGACAAGGAAAACCATTCCTTTTTTGAAAAATCCGTAGCTTCGACGTCCGTTTCGACTGTCATCAACGACATCGCGGATGAATTGTAA
- a CDS encoding M23 family metallopeptidase, with product MKIHKICFVLLLLAIVTNLTAQDIRESAGRNSDLDEQNAVTPCLTDRDYALLEQEVSTNLIRLGLQPGTKKSTDVASVSLGWPLEADPSLRDCSYYHVSAYVDQDTLPGTFRDWNCGTDTYNGHRGTDISTWPFNFHKMDNDLVKVVAAAPGTIIAKHDGEFDRNCTGNNLTANYIMIQHGDGSSALYWHMKNGSVTQSPVGATVAAGEYLGVVGSSGSSSGPHLHFEVWAGSVVATRIDPFSGSCNALNPTTWWAAQRDYKETAIMRASAHTTDIVMPPCPTTETLNEGASFTIPFQGAGLPAGYAKFYVFFREETAGLTADMSILDPQGSTYLNWNYVSSSSNEVRVQGWSKVLPTTSGTYTFRATYNGVTCESTFDIVGIVGAQEAMGDGIRIYPNPTHGSLTAELASYQDGLTFEMWDFAGQKVFEMPVEGKQQRLDLPSELRGLHCYRFLRNGVSVASGRVLVAE from the coding sequence ATGAAGATCCACAAAATTTGTTTTGTTCTGCTCCTGCTTGCAATTGTTACCAACCTCACTGCTCAGGATATTCGTGAATCCGCGGGGCGGAATTCCGATTTGGACGAGCAAAATGCGGTTACCCCTTGCTTGACCGACCGCGATTATGCCTTGCTGGAACAAGAGGTAAGTACAAATCTCATCCGCCTTGGACTGCAACCTGGGACGAAAAAATCCACGGATGTCGCTTCAGTTTCGCTGGGTTGGCCACTTGAGGCTGATCCGAGCCTGCGCGATTGCAGTTATTATCACGTTTCGGCCTACGTGGACCAAGATACGCTTCCCGGCACGTTTCGGGATTGGAACTGCGGCACCGATACCTACAATGGTCATCGCGGCACCGACATTTCTACATGGCCGTTCAACTTCCACAAGATGGACAATGACCTCGTCAAAGTGGTCGCAGCGGCCCCGGGCACAATCATTGCAAAGCATGATGGCGAATTTGACCGCAACTGCACCGGCAACAATCTCACGGCCAATTACATCATGATCCAGCATGGCGACGGTTCGAGTGCGCTCTATTGGCATATGAAAAATGGCTCCGTGACGCAATCACCCGTGGGTGCTACTGTAGCTGCAGGCGAATATCTGGGTGTGGTCGGTAGTTCCGGTAGTTCGTCTGGGCCCCATTTGCATTTCGAAGTATGGGCGGGTTCTGTTGTCGCAACGCGGATCGATCCCTTTTCCGGTTCCTGCAATGCATTGAACCCAACCACTTGGTGGGCAGCCCAGAGGGATTACAAGGAAACGGCAATCATGCGGGCCTCTGCCCATACCACCGATATCGTGATGCCGCCATGCCCGACCACGGAAACCCTCAACGAGGGCGCTTCCTTCACCATTCCATTCCAAGGGGCTGGATTACCTGCCGGCTACGCCAAATTCTACGTCTTTTTCAGGGAGGAAACGGCGGGATTGACAGCAGACATGAGCATTCTTGATCCTCAAGGCAGTACCTACCTCAACTGGAATTACGTGAGCAGTTCCAGCAACGAAGTCCGGGTGCAGGGTTGGTCCAAGGTCCTGCCGACGACTTCGGGGACCTATACGTTCAGGGCAACCTACAATGGAGTCACCTGCGAATCAACCTTCGACATTGTCGGAATCGTAGGTGCGCAGGAGGCAATGGGGGATGGAATTCGAATCTATCCTAACCCAACCCATGGATCATTGACGGCGGAGCTAGCATCTTATCAGGATGGACTCACCTTTGAGATGTGGGATTTTGCAGGTCAAAAGGTTTTCGAGATGCCGGTCGAAGGGAAGCAGCAACGCTTGGATCTTCCCAGCGAATTGCGTGGTCTGCATTGCTATCGGTTTCTGCGAAACGGTGTGTCGGTAGCATCCGGCAGGGTTCTCGTTGCGGAATAG
- the hslV gene encoding ATP-dependent protease subunit HslV — protein MPKIHATTVLGIFHDGKLALGADGQATMGTTIAKSTVKKVRQLEGGILVGFAGSTSDALTLIERLEEKLNMHRANLRRAAIELAKDWRTDRYLRRLEAMLIVMNKDEGLIISGSGDVLSPDQEVLSIGSGSMYAQSAALALKKHAPHLTARQMVEEALTIAADICIYTNHNFTIFEL, from the coding sequence ATTCCAAAAATTCACGCTACTACCGTTTTAGGAATATTCCACGATGGCAAATTGGCACTCGGTGCTGATGGACAAGCCACGATGGGCACGACCATTGCGAAAAGTACCGTCAAGAAAGTTCGGCAGTTAGAGGGTGGCATCTTGGTCGGCTTTGCCGGCAGCACCTCCGACGCACTGACCTTGATCGAACGTCTTGAGGAAAAGCTGAACATGCATCGTGCTAACCTTCGCCGGGCAGCAATTGAATTAGCCAAAGACTGGAGAACCGACAGGTACCTTCGTCGTTTGGAAGCCATGTTGATCGTGATGAACAAAGATGAGGGATTGATCATCAGTGGATCAGGAGACGTACTTTCTCCAGATCAGGAAGTTTTGTCGATTGGATCAGGCTCAATGTATGCCCAATCAGCTGCCTTGGCCTTGAAAAAGCACGCTCCACATTTGACTGCAAGGCAAATGGTTGAAGAAGCGCTCACCATCGCAGCCGACATTTGCATCTATACAAACCACAACTTCACCATTTTCGAATTGTAA
- a CDS encoding T9SS type A sorting domain-containing protein codes for MRRFSQVLLLIIGCLSQVPSVFSQCSPSPNTGGTTFAYGVTDSITPAVFEPQPFVACDNSLIYYSGNNPDTIYMESSSRLVVRSSFNLVVYLRNNCQLHIDTTSPGLKHFKEIVYDPTFTMFVDTAGITVVNGLTSCPGLTYSYASFPNGVSPCTLPSAIVEGLGSSEIHVYPQPAQDRLNISVPISMSQTMLTLTASDGRLVGQQLIGAGNSQIDISNLSAGIYILMASNSKQRIIRRIVVE; via the coding sequence ATGAGACGTTTTTCCCAGGTCCTTCTTTTGATCATCGGATGCCTTAGCCAGGTGCCCTCTGTTTTTTCACAATGCAGTCCTTCACCCAATACGGGCGGCACAACCTTCGCTTATGGCGTCACGGACTCCATTACGCCCGCGGTATTCGAGCCGCAGCCGTTCGTTGCCTGTGACAATTCACTCATTTATTATAGTGGCAACAATCCCGACACTATATATATGGAGTCAAGTTCAAGACTTGTGGTGAGGAGCAGCTTCAATTTGGTCGTCTATCTGCGCAACAATTGTCAGCTGCATATCGACACAACTTCCCCGGGCCTCAAACATTTCAAGGAGATTGTCTACGATCCTACCTTCACCATGTTTGTCGATACCGCGGGCATCACCGTCGTCAATGGATTGACGAGTTGTCCTGGATTGACCTATTCCTATGCTTCATTTCCAAATGGCGTGTCGCCTTGCACCCTTCCAAGCGCTATTGTAGAAGGTCTTGGGAGCTCCGAAATTCATGTCTATCCCCAGCCTGCCCAAGACAGATTGAACATATCCGTTCCCATCTCGATGTCGCAGACCATGTTGACCCTTACCGCGAGTGATGGTCGCTTGGTCGGGCAGCAGCTGATTGGCGCAGGAAATTCGCAGATTGACATTTCCAACCTTTCCGCCGGCATTTACATTTTGATGGCTTCGAATTCAAAACAAAGGATCATTCGCAGGATAGTGGTCGAATAA
- a CDS encoding NADH-quinone oxidoreductase subunit I, translating to MGIQSGKQGERDLNFVHKMYFPEIFKGMAFSFKHMFRKKVTINYPEQRPVLGAEFRGRPVLVKELGQERCVACGLCARACPPLAISMQAAETTDSKERYPETFEINMLRCIYCGFCEDVCPEEAIVMSDEYDFNFRYRSEAIFDKSKLLVEVNDLKGRLEFLRKKRNANFGDIYAFETHNNQHSVRDRKTK from the coding sequence ATGGGTATCCAAAGCGGAAAACAAGGAGAGCGGGATCTCAACTTCGTACACAAGATGTACTTTCCTGAGATTTTCAAGGGAATGGCCTTTTCTTTCAAACACATGTTTAGAAAGAAGGTCACGATCAATTACCCAGAACAGCGTCCTGTCTTGGGAGCCGAATTCAGAGGCCGGCCCGTATTGGTGAAAGAACTTGGTCAGGAACGCTGTGTAGCCTGTGGACTCTGCGCACGCGCCTGTCCACCGCTTGCGATCAGCATGCAAGCTGCGGAGACTACCGACTCCAAGGAGCGGTATCCGGAAACTTTTGAAATCAACATGTTGCGTTGCATCTATTGCGGCTTTTGCGAGGATGTCTGTCCCGAGGAAGCAATTGTGATGAGCGACGAATACGACTTCAACTTCCGTTATCGCTCGGAAGCAATTTTTGACAAGAGCAAATTGTTGGTGGAAGTCAACGACTTGAAGGGCCGTCTTGAGTTTTTGCGCAAAAAGCGCAATGCAAACTTTGGCGACATCTACGCCTTTGAGACGCACAACAATCAGCACAGCGTACGCGACCGCAAAACCAAGTGA
- a CDS encoding dCTP deaminase, giving the protein MILSDSKILEAIAKKEIVIEPYDRDCLGTNSYDVHLGKHLAVYVDPILDARKHNLIREFEIPEEGFVLMPGTLYLGVTEEYTETHTCVPFLEGKSSVGRLGIDIHATAGKGDVGFCNTWTLEISVSMPVRVYAGMPIGQLIYFAVDGDIVNAYNKKASAKYNDRTVKPVESMMWKNKF; this is encoded by the coding sequence ATGATACTTTCAGATTCGAAGATCCTGGAGGCCATTGCCAAAAAGGAGATCGTGATCGAGCCCTATGACAGGGATTGCTTGGGCACAAACAGTTATGATGTACATCTCGGCAAGCACCTTGCCGTTTACGTCGATCCCATTCTTGACGCGCGGAAGCACAATTTGATCCGGGAATTCGAGATTCCGGAGGAGGGATTTGTCCTGATGCCCGGCACACTCTATTTAGGTGTGACCGAGGAATACACGGAGACCCATACCTGCGTACCCTTCTTGGAGGGGAAAAGCAGTGTCGGCCGTTTGGGGATCGACATTCATGCAACGGCGGGAAAAGGAGACGTTGGCTTCTGCAATACCTGGACATTGGAAATTTCGGTTTCGATGCCAGTACGTGTTTATGCAGGAATGCCGATCGGTCAACTCATCTATTTTGCCGTCGATGGCGACATTGTGAACGCATATAACAAGAAGGCTTCTGCGAAATACAACGACCGAACGGTGAAACCTGTGGAGTCCATGATGTGGAAGAACAAATTTTAA
- a CDS encoding helix-turn-helix transcriptional regulator: MYSKELLRGTLNTLILQVLKQHGRMYGYEIAQKVKELSEERILLKEGSLYPILHKLEADGHVTVQDEHIGKRLRRYYALTETGKTEAASQVSELVAFFATVRRFIDPLPDLAFSI, encoded by the coding sequence ATGTATTCAAAAGAACTTCTCAGAGGCACGCTCAACACCTTGATTTTGCAGGTGCTGAAGCAACACGGCCGCATGTACGGTTATGAAATCGCGCAGAAGGTCAAGGAACTTTCCGAAGAACGCATTCTGCTCAAGGAAGGTTCGCTGTATCCCATCTTGCACAAGCTCGAGGCCGACGGCCACGTGACCGTGCAAGACGAACATATCGGCAAGCGCTTGCGCCGGTATTATGCCCTCACCGAAACCGGCAAAACAGAGGCGGCGAGCCAAGTCTCCGAACTTGTTGCCTTTTTTGCCACCGTTCGACGTTTCATTGATCCCCTACCTGATTTAGCCTTTTCAATATGA
- a CDS encoding rhodanese-related sulfurtransferase, whose product MEASNTALSANAQPYQVLLYYNFVPVPDPEAERDAMEEFCKTNGLLGRILIAKEGLNGTVSGPLEPIRAYMKWIADHPVFHETQFKIDDVPGHTFLKLHVRVRPEIVHLGLEDLDMTQPVNNYVEPEEWREMLHSNDPDIVIFDARSNYETELGKFKNAISLDIDNFRELPEKLAELEAYKNKKIYTYCTGGIKCEKVSRLLMREGFQEVYQLHGGIIRYGHEAGGEDFEGSCYVFDQRVVVPVNHVNPDVLAQCKVCGSATEKYINCASPDCNAHFLICDSCANRLEGCCSESCMENPRRRMWDGRGYYLRGLNSKLYVENPDPNYLKKQIH is encoded by the coding sequence ATGGAAGCTTCTAATACTGCTTTATCGGCGAATGCGCAGCCCTACCAAGTGCTGCTCTATTATAACTTTGTTCCAGTACCCGACCCTGAGGCCGAGCGTGATGCAATGGAAGAATTTTGCAAAACGAATGGTCTTCTTGGACGGATTCTCATCGCCAAGGAAGGTCTTAATGGGACGGTATCGGGCCCCTTGGAGCCGATACGTGCGTACATGAAATGGATCGCAGACCATCCCGTTTTTCATGAGACCCAATTCAAGATTGACGATGTTCCTGGCCATACCTTCCTGAAACTGCACGTTCGCGTGCGCCCGGAAATCGTGCATTTGGGATTGGAAGACTTGGATATGACGCAACCCGTCAACAATTATGTGGAGCCCGAAGAATGGCGCGAAATGCTTCATTCCAATGATCCTGACATCGTGATCTTTGATGCGCGGTCCAACTATGAGACAGAACTCGGGAAATTTAAAAACGCTATCAGCCTGGACATCGACAACTTCAGGGAGCTGCCCGAGAAGCTTGCCGAACTTGAAGCTTACAAGAACAAAAAAATCTATACCTACTGTACGGGCGGAATCAAATGTGAGAAGGTTTCCAGGCTCCTCATGCGCGAGGGGTTTCAGGAGGTCTATCAACTCCATGGCGGCATCATCCGCTATGGTCATGAAGCCGGAGGTGAGGATTTTGAGGGTTCTTGCTACGTGTTTGATCAGCGCGTCGTGGTACCTGTGAACCACGTAAATCCTGATGTGCTCGCACAATGCAAAGTTTGCGGTTCGGCAACAGAAAAATACATCAACTGTGCCAGCCCAGACTGCAATGCGCATTTTCTCATCTGCGATTCCTGTGCCAATCGACTTGAAGGATGCTGTTCAGAGTCCTGTATGGAAAATCCACGTCGCCGTATGTGGGATGGACGCGGCTATTACCTGCGTGGACTCAATTCGAAGCTGTACGTTGAAAATCCTGACCCCAACTATCTCAAAAAGCAGATTCACTAG
- a CDS encoding geranylgeranylglycerol-phosphate geranylgeranyltransferase → MKDIRYFFYLSRPINVFITLIAFALAVHIANGNLAVALSDPQFWWACLCLTVISATGYWVNDAFDFKIDRENKPRKVIVNAHLSVKKVLTAYFTTVVLVLAFSVLMQPPVLFAVNAGAIVLLFLYASLLKRTTVVGNIVIATLTGLVVYYAALLYVPRTALMWTIMFAFEVTFIREVVKDMEDIKGDLKFKLQTLPIRIGLKATTRVVFASYFVFVVSCYAPIAEVLLRGLPLNVAYLISSILFVQAPAVFLASKILNARETHEFGRQSKMLKYLIFSGMLSVLFLI, encoded by the coding sequence ATGAAAGACATTCGCTATTTCTTTTATTTGTCTCGTCCCATCAACGTGTTCATTACGTTGATAGCCTTTGCATTGGCAGTGCATATCGCGAATGGGAACCTGGCTGTGGCCCTTTCAGATCCTCAGTTTTGGTGGGCTTGCTTGTGTCTTACCGTGATTTCGGCCACAGGCTACTGGGTCAATGATGCGTTTGATTTTAAGATAGACAGGGAAAATAAGCCTCGCAAAGTCATTGTCAATGCCCACCTTTCAGTCAAGAAGGTTTTGACCGCCTACTTCACAACGGTTGTGCTTGTGCTGGCGTTTTCCGTTTTGATGCAGCCTCCTGTACTTTTTGCGGTAAATGCGGGCGCGATCGTTCTCCTTTTTCTATATGCTTCATTGCTCAAGCGCACGACAGTTGTCGGTAATATCGTCATCGCAACGCTCACGGGGTTGGTCGTTTACTACGCAGCATTGTTGTATGTGCCACGTACAGCCTTGATGTGGACGATCATGTTTGCCTTTGAGGTTACTTTCATTCGAGAGGTGGTGAAGGATATGGAGGACATCAAGGGTGATTTGAAGTTTAAATTGCAGACCCTGCCCATTAGGATTGGCCTCAAGGCAACCACAAGGGTGGTCTTCGCGAGTTATTTCGTCTTCGTCGTGAGCTGCTACGCCCCAATCGCAGAGGTTTTGTTACGTGGGTTGCCGTTGAACGTGGCCTATCTCATCAGTTCAATCCTATTTGTGCAAGCACCTGCAGTTTTTTTGGCATCGAAAATCCTCAATGCCAGGGAAACACATGAATTTGGACGGCAAAGTAAAATGCTGAAGTACTTGATCTTCTCCGGGATGCTGTCGGTGTTGTTCCTGATCTAG
- a CDS encoding PKD domain-containing protein → MPIRWALFNPNNSDQAMIATELGVWTTDNLNGGATVWGPSNTGLANVRTDMLQMRQSDDFVIAATHGRGLYSTDAFTTPTALFTSDKQLTYTTKSVQFTDQSYRATSWLWNFGDGFTSTAQHPSHVYATAGKYNVSLTINGGASSVTKNQFIHILPDRQTPYVVASDGSTFEINPDDFGSQSIRGGVNKWERGVPANFLVTVNSPTNVWKTDLDADLTAGDYACVLQTPSYNFTSSASAYTLRFRRSMEIVSCNAPFAAQVQYSTDKGDTWTRLGVNADPASTNWYNRGPATGCPVDASVFADRYGWTITSNNTLCTYNLTVGVCPPW, encoded by the coding sequence ATGCCCATCCGTTGGGCGCTGTTTAATCCCAACAACAGCGATCAAGCGATGATTGCCACCGAACTTGGCGTCTGGACAACCGACAATTTGAATGGCGGTGCCACTGTTTGGGGCCCCTCCAACACCGGCTTGGCCAACGTGCGCACCGACATGCTCCAAATGCGGCAGTCGGATGATTTTGTGATCGCCGCGACGCATGGCCGTGGCCTCTATTCGACGGATGCATTCACCACACCGACCGCCCTCTTTACCTCCGACAAGCAGCTCACCTACACCACCAAAAGCGTGCAGTTTACCGACCAAAGCTACCGCGCCACTTCCTGGCTCTGGAACTTTGGGGACGGATTTACCTCCACCGCGCAGCACCCGTCACACGTGTACGCGACCGCGGGTAAATACAACGTGAGCCTGACGATCAATGGCGGCGCATCGAGCGTGACCAAAAACCAATTCATTCACATCCTGCCCGACCGTCAAACGCCCTATGTGGTCGCTTCAGATGGCAGTACCTTCGAAATCAACCCCGATGACTTTGGTTCGCAATCCATCCGCGGGGGCGTCAACAAATGGGAGCGGGGTGTCCCTGCCAATTTCCTTGTCACCGTCAATTCGCCCACCAATGTCTGGAAGACGGATTTGGATGCTGACCTGACGGCGGGAGATTATGCCTGCGTTTTGCAGACCCCAAGCTACAACTTCACCTCCTCGGCTTCGGCCTATACGCTGCGCTTCCGACGTAGCATGGAAATCGTGTCCTGCAATGCTCCCTTTGCCGCGCAGGTACAGTATTCAACGGACAAAGGAGATACCTGGACCAGGTTGGGTGTCAATGCCGACCCTGCATCCACCAACTGGTACAATCGCGGTCCTGCGACGGGATGCCCTGTCGATGCCTCCGTATTCGCCGACCGCTATGGTTGGACGATCACGAGCAACAATACGCTTTGTACCTACAATCTCACGGTCGGTGTGTGCCCGCCTTGGTAG